A region of Granulicella aggregans DNA encodes the following proteins:
- a CDS encoding TlpA family protein disulfide reductase, producing the protein MKRVANGVLKKLLTCCILTVLLRGTSMPAQSCSTESDPATRTKVGTQMPAFTVTDSDGKTFSLKSQRGKVVVLNFWATWCGPCKYEIPRLEKEIWQRYKSDPNFVMMAIAREQTDKEIVPFQKSSHFSYPIASDPKRSTYGLFAESGIPRSYVVDGDGKILFQTVGYCEGDFDHMKAEIEQALQKPHK; encoded by the coding sequence GTGAAGAGAGTTGCTAATGGCGTCTTGAAGAAGCTGCTCACCTGCTGCATCTTGACGGTTCTTCTGCGAGGAACTTCCATGCCTGCGCAGAGCTGCTCCACCGAAAGCGACCCCGCAACTCGCACCAAGGTTGGCACACAGATGCCGGCGTTTACGGTGACCGACAGCGATGGGAAGACATTCTCGTTGAAGAGCCAGCGAGGTAAGGTCGTCGTTCTGAACTTCTGGGCGACTTGGTGCGGCCCATGCAAGTACGAGATCCCGCGTCTGGAAAAAGAAATCTGGCAGCGATACAAGTCAGATCCCAACTTCGTGATGATGGCCATCGCTCGCGAACAGACGGACAAAGAGATCGTGCCATTTCAAAAGAGCAGTCACTTCAGCTATCCCATCGCATCCGACCCGAAGCGTTCTACCTACGGCCTGTTTGCTGAGTCCGGCATTCCCCGCAGCTACGTTGTGGATGGAGATGGAAAGATTCTCTTCCAGACAGTGGGTTATTGCGAGGGCGACTTCGACCACATGAAGGCCGAGATCGAACAGGCCCTGCAGAAGCCGCACAAGTAG
- a CDS encoding uroporphyrinogen-III synthase, with protein sequence MNRPRILITRTRHQASELAAAVERIGAEAVLVPMIEVVPPRSFEELDAAIRLLDQPDDKLDWVVFTSANAAQALSTRARELGALPRLKRIAVIGPATGKAVAAARLAPEIEPMLVPTEYVAESLANALLAECGSQQRFLLVRAEEARDVIPTALEAAGHSVTIATAYRNVTPPGTLPALQEIFADRACYPDVITFTSSSTARNLAALLASIDLKIPHGIALASIGPITSTTLRELGYEPTFEADEPTIDSLAAAISRHLKEP encoded by the coding sequence CTGAATCGGCCGCGGATACTCATCACGCGGACGCGCCACCAGGCCTCGGAGCTTGCTGCGGCGGTCGAGCGCATCGGTGCGGAGGCGGTTCTCGTGCCCATGATCGAGGTCGTTCCGCCGCGATCATTTGAGGAGTTGGACGCCGCGATTCGGCTGCTCGATCAACCGGATGACAAGCTGGATTGGGTCGTCTTCACCAGCGCGAATGCGGCACAAGCTCTTTCAACGCGAGCGCGCGAGCTCGGAGCGTTGCCGCGATTGAAGCGGATTGCAGTCATCGGTCCAGCGACCGGCAAAGCGGTCGCGGCGGCACGACTTGCGCCTGAGATCGAGCCTATGCTTGTGCCAACCGAGTACGTCGCCGAGTCTTTGGCTAATGCGTTGCTGGCGGAGTGCGGTAGCCAGCAGAGATTCCTGCTGGTTCGCGCCGAAGAGGCACGCGATGTGATTCCGACGGCCCTCGAAGCGGCGGGGCACTCCGTGACGATCGCTACCGCCTATCGCAATGTCACGCCCCCCGGCACGCTGCCTGCGCTTCAAGAGATCTTCGCAGACCGTGCCTGCTATCCGGATGTCATTACATTTACCAGCTCCTCCACGGCGAGAAATCTGGCGGCACTGCTTGCCTCGATCGATCTGAAGATTCCACACGGAATCGCCCTGGCTTCGATTGGGCCGATCACCTCAACTACTCTTCGTGAACTTGGATACGAGCCAACCTTCGAGGCGGATGAACCGACGATCGACTCGCTTGCGGCTGCAATATCGCGACATCTCAAGGAACCCTAG
- a CDS encoding inositol-3-phosphate synthase — protein MSTPGAATQDAASIKPATGKLGIMIPGMGAVATTLIAGVEAVRRGLAKPIGSTTQMGTIRLGKRTDGRSPLIRDFAPIAQLDDLVFTGWDIFGGNLYDAAKTAQVLDRDQLESIRPYLESIEPMPAVFDQHYVKRLTAKKSKTGKNKCDLANQIRNDIAEFKTKTDRQVMIWCGSTEIFLEPTAVHQTLEAFEKGLVDDDPGITPSMMYAWAALKEGIPFANGAPNLTVDVPALVELSKKMNAPICGKDFKTGQTFIKTVLAPAFKTRLLGISGWYSTNILGNRDGEVLDDPESFKTKEESKLGVLDYILQPELHPDLYKDIYHKVRINYYPPRGDNKEGWDNIDIFGWLGYPMQLKVDFLCRDSILAAPLALDLCLFLDLAARTPSLRGLGIQEWLSFYFKAPQTAPGIYPEHDLFIQQMKLKNTLRHIMGEDLITHLGLEYYGE, from the coding sequence ATGTCAACACCCGGCGCCGCAACGCAAGACGCGGCCAGCATCAAGCCCGCAACTGGAAAACTCGGCATCATGATCCCCGGCATGGGAGCCGTCGCTACAACTCTTATCGCTGGTGTGGAAGCAGTACGGCGCGGCCTCGCCAAGCCGATCGGATCGACCACGCAGATGGGCACCATCCGGCTCGGCAAGCGCACCGATGGCCGCAGCCCGCTCATCAGGGACTTCGCCCCCATCGCCCAGCTTGACGACCTCGTCTTCACCGGCTGGGACATCTTCGGCGGCAACCTCTACGACGCAGCAAAGACCGCACAGGTCCTCGACCGCGACCAACTCGAATCCATCCGCCCCTATCTCGAATCCATCGAGCCGATGCCCGCCGTCTTCGACCAGCACTACGTCAAGCGCCTTACCGCAAAGAAGTCGAAGACCGGCAAGAACAAGTGCGACCTCGCCAACCAGATCCGCAATGATATTGCCGAGTTCAAGACGAAGACCGATCGCCAGGTCATGATCTGGTGCGGCTCCACCGAGATATTCCTCGAACCCACCGCGGTTCACCAGACTCTCGAGGCCTTCGAGAAGGGCCTCGTCGACGACGACCCCGGCATCACGCCGTCGATGATGTACGCCTGGGCCGCACTCAAAGAGGGTATACCCTTCGCCAACGGCGCACCCAACCTCACCGTCGACGTCCCGGCACTGGTTGAGCTTTCAAAGAAGATGAACGCGCCCATCTGCGGCAAGGACTTCAAGACCGGCCAGACCTTCATCAAGACCGTCCTCGCGCCCGCCTTCAAGACCCGCCTGCTCGGCATCTCCGGTTGGTACTCCACCAACATCCTTGGGAATCGTGACGGCGAGGTTCTCGACGATCCCGAGAGCTTCAAGACCAAGGAAGAGTCCAAATTGGGCGTGCTCGACTACATCCTCCAGCCGGAGCTTCATCCTGACCTCTACAAGGACATCTACCACAAGGTCCGCATCAACTATTACCCGCCCCGCGGCGATAACAAAGAGGGTTGGGATAACATCGACATCTTCGGCTGGCTCGGCTATCCGATGCAGCTCAAGGTCGACTTCCTCTGCCGCGACTCCATCCTTGCAGCTCCCCTGGCGCTCGATCTCTGCCTCTTCCTCGATCTCGCGGCCCGCACACCTTCGCTGCGCGGCCTCGGCATCCAGGAGTGGCTGAGCTTCTACTTCAAGGCCCCGCAGACCGCGCCCGGCATCTACCCGGAGCACGATCTCTTCATTCAACAGATGAAGCTGAAGAACACGCTTCGCCACATCATGGGCGAGGATCTCATCACTCACCTCGGCCTCGAGTACTACGGCGAGTAA
- a CDS encoding diacylglycerol/lipid kinase family protein: MSRATFIVNPRAGSLRDLATLLPAMIRELEGQGTIANCIETTGPNTAAALAAKAVREGADTLFACGGDGTVHEVMQGVVGTNITLGVVPMGTANALARNLGLSPDPLRAISQLAGAPATRIPVGRVEYSAGNGGSELQSRYFSVLSGAGPDGALVYSLLAGKQALGRMAYYAHAARLFMTRRFPPFRISYRLTGSDCWQEDRAVSAMCARVGDLGGLFSKLTQGSSLHSASLRLSYLRPPGRISLPSWFVSGQLGIHGRNPWLRTIDADEFRCEPIGPHSNVHAQVDGEWIGRLPISVRLVPDALSLLIPTGIPSR; this comes from the coding sequence ATGAGCCGCGCCACATTCATTGTCAACCCCAGGGCAGGTTCACTACGCGATCTCGCGACCCTCCTCCCGGCGATGATTCGAGAGCTGGAGGGTCAGGGCACTATCGCCAACTGCATCGAGACGACCGGCCCCAACACAGCCGCCGCTCTGGCCGCAAAGGCTGTTCGCGAAGGCGCGGACACTCTCTTCGCGTGCGGCGGGGATGGCACCGTCCACGAGGTAATGCAGGGAGTGGTTGGAACCAACATAACCCTTGGCGTCGTTCCGATGGGAACCGCAAATGCGTTGGCCAGAAACCTCGGCCTATCGCCCGATCCGCTGCGGGCTATCTCGCAACTCGCCGGTGCTCCGGCCACAAGGATCCCGGTCGGCCGAGTCGAGTACTCCGCAGGGAATGGCGGATCAGAACTTCAGAGCAGATACTTTTCAGTACTGTCGGGCGCTGGACCCGACGGAGCGTTGGTCTACAGCCTTCTCGCCGGGAAACAGGCTTTGGGGCGCATGGCGTACTACGCGCATGCTGCCCGGCTTTTCATGACGCGCCGCTTTCCACCCTTTCGCATCTCCTACCGCTTGACCGGTTCCGATTGCTGGCAGGAGGACCGCGCGGTCAGCGCGATGTGCGCCCGCGTCGGAGACCTCGGCGGCCTCTTCAGCAAGCTCACGCAAGGGAGTTCGCTCCACTCGGCAAGCCTGCGGCTCTCTTATCTGCGGCCACCGGGGCGGATCTCGTTGCCCTCATGGTTCGTGTCAGGACAACTGGGAATCCACGGGAGGAACCCGTGGCTGCGAACCATCGACGCCGACGAGTTCCGCTGCGAACCGATCGGTCCGCACTCGAATGTGCATGCCCAGGTGGATGGAGAGTGGATCGGTCGACTTCCAATCTCCGTCCGGTTGGTCCCGGACGCCCTGTCGCTCTTGATCCCAACGGGCATTCCCTCTCGCTGA
- the nth gene encoding endonuclease III yields MAARKLAIEGVPAKKAKSIAKSEPVAPKANPGKTKKPLAPERIAAILDGLRKTYPGVVCALNHRNAWELTIATILSAQCTDVRVNLVTPALFKAFPTPKAMSAASLPELEELIRTTGFFRNKAKSIKGASEVVVKDFKGQVPQTMEEILTLPGVARKTGNVVLGSFYGIAVGIVVDTHVLRLSKRLELTKNTTPEKVEQELMKVIPQDRWIQFSHELIHHGRQICVARKPRCSECSLEHLCNASDKTWSSH; encoded by the coding sequence TTGGCGGCGCGAAAGCTCGCGATTGAGGGCGTGCCTGCTAAGAAAGCAAAGTCGATCGCCAAGTCTGAACCGGTAGCTCCAAAGGCAAACCCTGGGAAGACCAAAAAGCCGCTCGCACCGGAGCGCATCGCGGCAATTCTTGATGGACTGAGGAAGACCTATCCCGGTGTCGTTTGTGCGTTGAATCATCGCAATGCGTGGGAGCTTACGATTGCCACGATCCTCTCCGCGCAATGCACCGACGTGCGCGTGAACCTCGTCACGCCCGCGCTCTTCAAGGCTTTTCCGACACCGAAAGCGATGTCCGCCGCTTCCCTTCCCGAGCTTGAAGAGTTGATTCGGACGACGGGTTTCTTTCGCAACAAGGCGAAGTCGATTAAGGGCGCGTCTGAGGTCGTTGTGAAAGACTTCAAGGGACAGGTGCCGCAGACGATGGAAGAGATTCTGACTCTGCCCGGAGTTGCGCGCAAGACGGGCAACGTCGTGCTCGGCTCGTTCTATGGAATTGCTGTGGGCATTGTCGTAGACACACACGTGCTGCGGCTCTCAAAGCGGCTGGAGCTGACGAAGAACACCACTCCCGAAAAGGTCGAGCAGGAACTGATGAAGGTCATTCCGCAAGACCGGTGGATTCAGTTCTCACACGAGTTGATCCATCACGGAAGGCAGATCTGCGTTGCTCGTAAGCCGCGCTGCTCGGAGTGCTCGCTCGAGCATCTCTGCAACGCCTCCGACAAGACGTGGAGTTCACACTAG
- a CDS encoding chlorite dismutase family protein, whose translation MSETVIAPVEAGTVEAPIGTATAVAPPAASGRPASSYGAAPHDPSKPPVKRQIVCFSFYKVMPEWRRLPKETKATQKAEFAAVISKWNKPGEFLSLTYSTIGTRGDVDMCIWSIGYAVDELNQMRSELMGTELGGYLTSPHNFLAMTKRSQYQIDRPDESEGEGRGAIRPGGQKYIFIYPFWKTRPWYLLSAAERKRLMDEHIRIGLMYPRVKLNTTYSFGIDDQEFVVAFETNFPEDFLDLVQQLRETEISLYTLQDTPIFSCVRLPASEMLNRLG comes from the coding sequence ATGTCAGAGACAGTAATTGCTCCGGTCGAAGCCGGAACCGTAGAAGCACCGATTGGTACAGCCACAGCAGTGGCACCGCCCGCAGCATCGGGCCGTCCTGCGAGCAGCTATGGCGCGGCACCCCATGATCCATCGAAGCCGCCCGTGAAGCGACAGATTGTATGCTTCAGCTTTTACAAGGTGATGCCTGAGTGGCGGCGTCTTCCGAAGGAGACCAAGGCCACGCAGAAGGCGGAGTTTGCCGCCGTCATCTCCAAGTGGAACAAGCCGGGTGAGTTTCTCTCGCTGACCTACTCCACCATTGGAACCCGCGGCGATGTGGATATGTGCATCTGGTCCATTGGCTATGCCGTCGATGAGTTGAACCAGATGCGCAGCGAGTTGATGGGCACGGAGCTCGGCGGATACCTTACGTCGCCGCACAACTTCCTTGCGATGACCAAGCGCTCGCAGTACCAGATTGACCGCCCGGATGAGAGCGAAGGCGAAGGACGCGGCGCGATCCGTCCCGGCGGGCAGAAGTACATCTTCATCTACCCCTTCTGGAAGACGCGGCCCTGGTACCTTTTGTCTGCAGCTGAGCGGAAGCGACTGATGGACGAACACATTCGTATCGGCTTGATGTATCCGCGGGTGAAGCTCAATACTACGTACTCGTTCGGCATCGACGATCAGGAGTTTGTGGTGGCGTTTGAGACCAACTTCCCTGAGGACTTCCTTGACCTGGTGCAACAGCTTCGCGAGACGGAGATCAGTCTCTATACGCTCCAGGACACGCCGATCTTCAGTTGCGTCCGGCTGCCTGCTTCAGAGATGCTGAACCGGCTGGGATAG
- a CDS encoding pentapeptide repeat-containing protein — protein sequence MHPPETSKLAHLRQRIDAVDADLSDSSFQNVNFSGALLDDVNLAGATIRNANLHNAKIYDANLSGVAIADCNLAGATINGIPIDDLLAAYNAANK from the coding sequence GTGCATCCTCCTGAGACCAGCAAACTCGCGCACTTGAGGCAGCGCATCGACGCGGTCGATGCCGACCTCTCCGACTCGAGCTTCCAGAACGTGAACTTCTCCGGAGCTCTGCTGGATGACGTCAACCTTGCAGGCGCGACGATCCGCAACGCCAACCTGCACAACGCAAAGATCTACGACGCCAATCTGAGCGGAGTCGCCATTGCTGACTGCAACCTGGCTGGCGCAACGATCAACGGCATCCCAATCGATGATCTTCTTGCCGCCTACAACGCAGCAAATAAGTAG
- a CDS encoding DedA family protein yields the protein MSEKILALLVAFISTGGYASVALLMAIQSACIPIPSEVIMPFAGFVLAHNQLQLVLLATVASLASNIGSIPAYWVGAWGGRPMVERFGGYVLLSRHDLDRVDYFFNKYGSITVLIGRMLPIVRTFIALPAGVAKMNQVRFHIYTFIGSWPWCYALAYVGMKLGATWNSNPEFKAFFNKFHFAVEVVLVAGIVWFVWTHWKNRIRVEAA from the coding sequence ATGTCAGAGAAAATTCTTGCACTCCTTGTCGCCTTCATCTCCACGGGCGGCTACGCCAGCGTCGCTCTGCTCATGGCCATCCAGTCGGCCTGCATTCCGATCCCGTCGGAAGTCATTATGCCGTTCGCGGGCTTTGTCCTGGCACACAATCAGCTACAACTGGTGCTCCTGGCGACAGTGGCCTCTCTGGCCTCGAATATCGGCTCGATCCCCGCATACTGGGTCGGCGCATGGGGTGGCCGGCCAATGGTCGAGCGCTTCGGCGGCTACGTCCTGCTCAGCCGCCACGACCTCGATCGCGTGGACTACTTCTTCAACAAGTACGGTTCGATCACGGTGCTGATTGGCCGCATGCTCCCGATCGTTCGGACGTTCATCGCTCTGCCCGCTGGCGTAGCCAAGATGAACCAGGTCCGCTTCCACATCTACACCTTCATCGGATCGTGGCCCTGGTGCTACGCTCTGGCCTACGTTGGCATGAAGCTGGGAGCGACATGGAACTCCAACCCAGAGTTCAAGGCCTTCTTCAACAAGTTCCACTTCGCCGTGGAAGTCGTTCTGGTTGCAGGAATCGTGTGGTTCGTCTGGACGCACTGGAAGAATCGCATCCGCGTCGAGGCTGCTTAG
- a CDS encoding GH35 family beta-galactosidase — protein MRSFPVALVSCAFLASTLSFAQTPAMPHLEKRGTTTQLIVDGKPYFMLAGELHNSSSSSLEYMKPIWPQMAAMHLNTVLTPVSWELVEPTEGHYDFALVDGLIAQAREQHEHIVFLWLAAWKNGMSGYPPVWVKQDTKRFPRVVINGAEVNILSTFAPATRDADSRAFAALMQHIKEVDAEQHTVLMVQVENEVGILGAARDHSAIADKEFAAEVPAELMKYLVAHRETLDPEFRALWEENGSKSSGTWTQIFGDADRAEELFMAWHYATYVHAVAAKGKEAYALPLFVNTWLGGGSSKPGNYPSGGPQPRVTDVWKAARSLQKGPSLDMYTPDLYASDFAGWTAKYHRDGNPLFLPETNGGEPGAENIFYATGEHAALGFSPFAIDSLPERDKPGTEAMTASYAAIAEIVPTLLEVQGSGLDQHGHAKTHGFLLDKSNSSVDFKMGEYIVHVSLDEIFGNHAEKGFGLLVQTGPEEFLGAGKGYRVSFTPLAQGDKQVGIASIDEGHFVDGAWLAGRRLNGDENDQGSYFRFDPRALHIEKVKLYRFE, from the coding sequence ATGCGAAGTTTCCCGGTTGCCTTGGTCTCCTGTGCGTTTCTAGCCTCAACTCTATCGTTTGCCCAAACCCCGGCGATGCCCCACCTGGAGAAGCGCGGGACCACGACGCAGCTCATCGTCGACGGCAAACCGTACTTCATGCTGGCCGGCGAGCTGCACAACTCCAGCTCGTCCAGCCTGGAGTACATGAAGCCCATCTGGCCGCAGATGGCGGCGATGCACCTGAATACGGTCCTGACTCCTGTCTCCTGGGAGCTAGTCGAGCCTACCGAAGGTCACTATGATTTTGCGCTCGTCGACGGTCTGATCGCGCAGGCCCGCGAGCAGCATGAGCACATCGTCTTCCTATGGCTGGCGGCGTGGAAGAACGGCATGTCGGGATATCCGCCTGTGTGGGTCAAGCAGGACACGAAGCGCTTCCCGCGTGTGGTGATCAATGGGGCAGAGGTGAACATCCTCAGCACCTTCGCCCCTGCAACCCGCGACGCCGACTCCCGCGCCTTCGCCGCCCTGATGCAACACATCAAAGAGGTGGACGCCGAGCAGCACACCGTCCTGATGGTGCAGGTGGAGAACGAGGTGGGCATCCTTGGAGCGGCCCGCGACCACTCGGCCATCGCCGACAAGGAGTTCGCCGCGGAGGTACCAGCCGAGCTGATGAAGTACCTCGTGGCGCATCGCGAGACGCTCGATCCCGAGTTCCGTGCTCTATGGGAGGAGAACGGCAGCAAGTCTTCGGGGACATGGACGCAGATCTTCGGCGACGCCGACCGTGCCGAGGAGCTCTTCATGGCATGGCACTACGCGACTTACGTTCACGCAGTCGCCGCGAAGGGGAAAGAGGCATACGCCTTGCCGCTCTTCGTCAACACGTGGCTTGGCGGAGGGAGCAGCAAGCCGGGCAACTATCCCAGCGGCGGGCCGCAACCCCGCGTGACGGATGTGTGGAAGGCAGCGCGAAGCCTGCAGAAGGGCCCGTCCCTCGACATGTATACGCCCGACCTGTACGCGTCTGATTTCGCGGGATGGACAGCCAAATATCATCGCGATGGCAATCCGCTCTTTCTGCCGGAGACAAACGGCGGCGAACCCGGCGCGGAGAATATCTTCTACGCGACGGGCGAACACGCAGCCCTCGGGTTCTCCCCCTTCGCGATCGACTCTCTACCAGAGCGGGACAAGCCAGGAACAGAGGCGATGACGGCGAGCTATGCGGCAATCGCAGAGATCGTTCCCACCCTGCTTGAAGTGCAAGGCAGCGGACTCGACCAGCATGGCCACGCGAAGACCCACGGTTTCCTGCTGGATAAGTCGAACTCTTCCGTTGATTTCAAGATGGGCGAGTACATCGTTCACGTAAGCCTGGACGAGATCTTTGGTAACCACGCAGAGAAGGGCTTCGGGCTTCTGGTTCAGACGGGGCCAGAGGAGTTCCTGGGAGCGGGCAAAGGCTACAGGGTCTCGTTCACGCCTCTCGCGCAAGGCGACAAGCAAGTCGGCATCGCTTCGATTGACGAGGGGCACTTCGTCGACGGCGCATGGCTCGCAGGGCGGCGACTGAACGGCGACGAAAACGACCAGGGCAGCTACTTCCGCTTCGATCCGCGTGCACTACATATCGAGAAGGTGAAGCTCTATCGCTTCGAATAG
- the hemC gene encoding hydroxymethylbilane synthase, with protein MTKDFHSKRPIRIGSRGSQLALWQANHVLYALRDAGYAVELEVIRTTGDRMQQPGFVLPPGLDGKGIFIKEIEEALESGRIDLAVHSLKDLPTTIAPQFTLVAIPKRADARDVWVCEEFWGLHTLPEGGRIGTTSPRRKAQLLALRPDVTFVEVRGNVDTRLKKLASGQCDALVLAAAGLDRLKRAESVHYRFCPDELCPAPGQGALAIETRAEGFLASDTPDEKWDEFVRGAVKFFNHPQTRFCVETERFALDAMGGGCSLPVGIHVAPVCDAQTGDFYRIYAQVVAPDGETMVQLDQIEPMVRQPNAEALGKRIADDLKARGALDLLLAETVA; from the coding sequence ATGACGAAAGACTTTCATAGCAAACGGCCGATCAGAATCGGCTCTCGTGGTTCGCAGCTTGCTCTCTGGCAGGCGAACCATGTCCTTTACGCCCTGCGCGATGCCGGCTACGCCGTTGAACTTGAAGTGATCCGCACGACGGGCGACCGAATGCAGCAGCCGGGGTTCGTTCTGCCGCCGGGCCTCGACGGCAAGGGCATCTTCATCAAGGAGATCGAGGAAGCGCTGGAATCGGGACGGATCGACCTCGCGGTGCACTCGCTCAAAGATCTTCCGACTACGATCGCCCCGCAGTTCACGCTGGTCGCCATCCCGAAACGCGCCGACGCTCGCGACGTCTGGGTATGCGAAGAGTTCTGGGGACTGCACACCCTACCTGAGGGCGGACGCATTGGAACCACAAGTCCTCGCCGCAAGGCTCAGTTGCTTGCTCTCCGGCCAGACGTAACCTTCGTTGAAGTTCGTGGAAACGTCGACACCCGCTTGAAAAAGCTGGCTTCGGGGCAATGCGATGCGCTGGTCCTAGCGGCAGCCGGCCTTGACCGCTTGAAGCGCGCAGAGTCGGTCCATTACCGCTTCTGCCCCGACGAACTCTGTCCCGCACCCGGCCAGGGAGCGCTGGCGATCGAGACTCGTGCCGAGGGCTTTCTCGCATCGGACACTCCTGACGAAAAGTGGGACGAGTTCGTGCGCGGGGCGGTCAAGTTCTTCAACCATCCTCAGACGCGCTTCTGTGTTGAGACAGAAAGATTCGCGCTCGACGCGATGGGCGGCGGATGCTCGCTTCCTGTGGGAATTCACGTAGCTCCCGTTTGCGACGCGCAGACCGGCGACTTCTACCGCATCTATGCCCAGGTGGTCGCACCCGACGGTGAGACCATGGTGCAGCTCGACCAGATCGAGCCGATGGTACGGCAGCCGAACGCAGAGGCATTAGGTAAAAGAATCGCAGACGATCTCAAGGCCAGAGGCGCACTCGATCTGCTTCTGGCAGAGACTGTGGCGTGA
- a CDS encoding glycerophosphodiester phosphodiesterase family protein yields the protein MFSKDLFALRSSAALLVALAPTVTVAQQPVQSENPYQQLMKSAAAHAKASHDSTIPALSPLDSTVIDGSVPVAALQKLGIKVVPWTTNDPEKMRAVIRTGVDGLISDRPDLLQKVIAEERASSPQMAAKLKDFNVSGHRGGRGLRPENTLPAFESGLDNLIDTIETDTGVTTDRVSMIWHDQFFNPQSCRKADDSPYTMENRIYLRDISSHDAQATLICDKLKNAPNQFPDQKNDLALSPVAVAFAAQEHLISPYVPTYAEQLFRFTAFYTDYYRNGAGKATPHAAERAKAGERVHFNLETKILPDYVPPMDPKLKIPVEMLQNHTVSPQEFVDTLCGAIVRNHMEARSDVQSFDFRTLILVEQQFPAIQTFYLTQDSKSFSTEFVPAALRQEPAK from the coding sequence ATGTTCTCTAAAGACTTGTTCGCCCTGCGGAGCTCCGCCGCTTTGCTTGTTGCCCTCGCTCCAACTGTGACCGTCGCTCAGCAGCCCGTGCAAAGTGAGAACCCGTACCAGCAGCTTATGAAGAGTGCGGCCGCGCACGCCAAGGCTAGCCACGATTCGACTATCCCGGCGCTCTCGCCGTTGGACTCGACCGTGATTGATGGGTCGGTGCCAGTTGCGGCGCTCCAGAAGCTGGGGATTAAGGTCGTTCCGTGGACGACGAACGATCCCGAGAAGATGCGGGCCGTAATTCGTACCGGTGTTGATGGGCTGATCTCTGACCGTCCCGATTTGCTGCAGAAGGTCATCGCGGAGGAGCGTGCGTCCTCACCGCAGATGGCCGCGAAGCTGAAGGACTTCAACGTTTCCGGCCATCGCGGTGGCCGTGGTCTGAGACCGGAGAATACGCTGCCTGCGTTTGAATCTGGCCTCGACAACCTGATCGACACCATCGAGACCGACACCGGGGTTACGACCGACCGCGTTTCCATGATCTGGCACGACCAGTTCTTCAACCCGCAGTCCTGCCGTAAAGCGGACGACTCGCCGTACACGATGGAGAACCGGATCTATCTTCGCGATATATCGAGCCACGATGCGCAGGCTACGCTGATCTGCGACAAGTTGAAGAATGCGCCAAACCAGTTTCCGGACCAGAAGAACGATCTTGCCCTCTCTCCGGTTGCGGTCGCCTTCGCCGCGCAGGAGCACCTCATCAGTCCTTACGTACCGACCTATGCAGAACAGCTCTTCCGCTTCACGGCTTTCTACACGGACTACTACCGCAACGGCGCGGGCAAGGCGACTCCGCATGCCGCCGAACGGGCGAAGGCTGGAGAACGGGTGCACTTCAATCTCGAAACGAAGATTCTGCCGGATTACGTTCCGCCGATGGACCCGAAGCTGAAGATTCCCGTGGAGATGCTGCAGAACCATACGGTCAGTCCGCAGGAGTTTGTGGACACGCTTTGCGGAGCGATCGTGCGGAACCACATGGAGGCGCGGTCGGATGTACAGAGCTTCGACTTCCGGACGCTGATTCTTGTGGAGCAGCAGTTCCCTGCTATCCAGACCTTTTACCTGACCCAGGATTCGAAGTCGTTCTCGACAGAGTTCGTGCCCGCCGCGTTGCGTCAGGAGCCTGCAAAGTAG